The following coding sequences are from one Capsicum annuum cultivar UCD-10X-F1 chromosome 3, UCD10Xv1.1, whole genome shotgun sequence window:
- the LOC107864560 gene encoding uncharacterized protein LOC107864560, whose translation MARDDVMTDEKNSTRKIMVVADPTRESASALQYALSHAVAENDTLILLHVGNPNAWRNRLGALIKKPLPNPATSMSTSTSPSDGASVNGGSFGAFFKKSTPSPPPPSSASSNTAVESGGGGVKGCLGKGYMDFLGTMKHACEAAQPKIKICTETVEMDGNAKEKASIILAKSASLAIDVLVIGQRRSLSNVILRPGRSASLRGLGRDMAEHLIDNSKCTCVAVQKKGQTAGYLLNTKTHRNFWLLA comes from the exons ATGGCCAGAGACGATGTTATGACAGATGAAAAGAATTCAACACGAAAAATAATGGTGGTGGCAGATCCAACTCGTGAGTCAGCTTCCGCCCTTCAGTACGCGCTCTCCCATGCGGTCGCGGAAAATGACACGTTGATTCTTCTGCATGTTGGTAACCCTAATGCATGGAGGAATCGCCTTGGTGCCTTGATCAAGAAGCCATTGCCAAATCCAGCTACGTCCATGTCCACGTCCACCTCCCCATCAGATGGAGCAAGTGTAAACGGTGGTTCGTTCGGTGCTTTCTTCAAAAAGTCAACGCcgtcaccaccaccaccatcatctgCATCCTCTAACACGGCCGTGGAAAGCGGTGGTGGTGGTGTTAAGGGGTGCTTAGGAAAGGGATACATGGATTTTCTTGGGACAATGAAACATGCATGTGAGGCTGCACAACCCAAGATAAAAATTTGTACAGAAACAGTGGAAATGGATGGCAATGCAAAGGAAAAGGCTTCTATCATTCTTGCTAAATCTGCATCTCTTGCTATTGATGTTCTTGTTATAGGTCAGAGAAGGAGTCTTTCTAACGTAATACTTCG GCCTGGAAGAAGTGCATCACTAAGAGGACTGGGACGGGATATGGCAGAACATTTGATTGACAACAGCAAATGCACTTGTGTTGCAGTTCAGAAGAAGGGCCAAACTGCAGGATATCTTCTCAACACCAAAACTCATAGAAATTTCTGGCTCTTAGCATAA
- the LOC107864559 gene encoding uncharacterized protein LOC107864559, producing the protein MRKAAQEERELLLGGGEESTARRRNLQTKAGMTSAAESITESLRRTRQLMVQEVERSASTLMTVDESTTVLTKAENEYKGHRSLLSRTRNLLSTMQRQDVLDRVILVVGFIIFSLVVLYVVSKRVGLLKLQRKLIEAVKSGSAGQVEIIAGAGGQGADVAQVQMNPVPELNVPLEQAMHDEL; encoded by the exons ATGAGGAAAGCTGCTCAAGAAGAG AGGGAGCTTCTCTTGGGAGGTGGAGAAGAATCTACAGCTCGCAGACGAAATCTACA GACAAAAGCTGGAATGACATCTGCAGCTGAAAGCATCACGGAGAGCCTGCGCCGCACTCGCCAACTTATGGTTCAG GAGGTTGAAAGAAGTGCAAGCACTCTAATGACAGTTG ATGAATCAACAACCGTATTAACAAAAGCCGAGAATGAGTATAAGGGCCACCGCTCCTTGCTTTCACGAACTCGAAACCTTCTGTCCACAATGCAACGGCAGGACGTTCTGGACAG GGTGATACTGGTGGTTGGATTTATTATTTTCTCCTTGGTCGTGCTTTATGTGGTATCAAAGCGTGTGGGGCTGCTCAAGTTGCAGCGTAAACTCATCGAAGCTGTGAAGTCCGGTTCAGCTGGACAGGTGGAGATAATAGCTGGAGCTGGTGGACAGGGTGCAGATGTTGCTCAGGTTCAGATGAATCCTGTACCTGAGTTAAATGTACCCTTAGAACAAGCAATGCATGATGAACTTTAA